Proteins from a genomic interval of Callospermophilus lateralis isolate mCalLat2 chromosome 1, mCalLat2.hap1, whole genome shotgun sequence:
- the Gtpbp10 gene encoding GTP-binding protein 10, whose amino-acid sequence MVHCSCALFRKYGNFIDNLRLFAKGGSGGMGYPRLGGEGGKGGDVWVVAHKKMTLKQLKAKYPQKRFVAGEGANSRVSALQGSKGKDCEIPVPVGISVTDENGKIIGELNKEEDRILIAEGGIGGKFLTNFLPLKGQKRIIHLDLKLIADVGLVGFPNAGKSSLLSQISHAKPAIADYAFTTLKPELGKIMYNDFKQISVADLPGLIEGAHMNRGMGHKFLKHIERTRQLLFVVDISGFQLSSKTQYRTAFETIILLTKELELYNEELQKKPALLAVNKMDLPDAQNKFHELMNQLQNPKDFLHLVEKQMIPERNMEFQHIIPISAITGEGIEELKNCIRKSLDEHANQENDAHFKKQLLNLRVSNTISCSKPPSKHVVTSSKKNII is encoded by the exons ATGGTGCATTGCAGTTGCGCGTTGTTCAGAAAG taTGGAAATTTTATCGATAACCTAAGACTTTTCGCCAAAGGAGGAAGTGGTGGAATGGGTTATCCTCGTTTAGGTGGAGAAGGTGGAAAAGGTGGTGACGTCTGGGTTGTAGCCCATAAAAAGATGACCTTAAAACAACTTAAAGCCAAATATCCTCAGAAACGGTTTGTGGCTGGAGAAGGAGCAAATAGTCG ggttAGTGCACTGCAAGGCTCTAAAGGAAAAGACTGTGAAATCCCTGTACCTGTGGGTATTTCAGTAACTGATGAAAATGGTAAAATTATAG GAGAACTTAATAAAGAGGAAGACAGAATTTTGATAGCTGAAGGTGGCATTGGTGGTAAATTTCTTACAAATTTTTTACCATTGAAAGGCCAAAAACGAATAATTCACCTTGACCTGAAGCTTATAGCTGATGTAGGCCTGGTAGG ATTCCCAAATGCTGGAAAATCCTCTTTGCTAAGTCAGATTTCTCATGCAAAACCTGCAATAGCAGATTATGCAt ttaCAACATTAAAGCCTGAACTTGGAAAAATTATGTACAATGATTTTAAACAG atatctgttgctgatttgCCGGGTTTGATAGAAGGAGCACATATGAACAGAGGAATGGGCCACAAATTCCTCAAGCATATAGAAAGAACTAGACAACTGCTTTTTGtt GTCGATATTTCTGGATTTCAGCTTTCTTCCAAAACTCAATACAGAACTGCCTTTGAAACCATAATACTGCTTACAAAA GAGTTGGAGTTGTACAATGAGGAACTTCAAAAAAAACCTGCACTCCTGGCAGTTAATAAAATGGATTTGCCAGATGCCCAAAATAAGTTTCATGAATTGATGAACCAACTCCAGAATCCTAAAG ATTTCCTGCATTTAGTTGAAAAACAAATGATTCCAGAGAGAAATATGGAGTTCCAGCATATCATCCCCATCTCTGCAATTACTGGAGAAGGAATTGAAGAATTAAAAAACTGTATAAGAAAATCACTGGATGAACATGCCAACCAGGAAAATGATGCACATTTTAAGAAACAGTTGCTTAATTTAAGGGTTTCTAATACAATATCTTGCAGTAAGCCACCATCAAAGCATGTCGTCACTAGTTCCAAGAAGAATATAATATAA